ACCACACCCGCCGTTCCAAACGCCGTTATCGTTTCGAGTACGAGGAAAGTGATCATGTGCAATTGCTGGAACTGCTCAAGCAATTGCCTTGTGCGGTGATCCTCTCCGGCTATCCCTCGGCGCTCTACGACGATCTGCTGGGAGAGTGGCGTACCTTGGAACTGCAGGTGATGAATCAGGCCGGGGTCAGAACCGAGAAGCTGTGGTTCAACTTCACCCCGGACCGGGTGCACTGGCCGAGCTTTGCGGGGCGCAACTTCACGCACCGCCAGAGCATCAAACGCAAGGCACACAGTTGGGGGCGACGCTATCAGGCCATGCCTCCTGCCGAACGGCTGGCGGTACTGTCCTCGATCATGGCGGTGGAAGCCGGCGAAGTGTTCGAGTAGCCCGGCCCATGATAATCGACAACATCCCGGTCGAGCAGACCCTCGAGTCGGTCAGACGGCAGCTCGACGAGGAGAAAAACCTCTCACCGGCGCTGCGTGCATCGCTGGAGCTGCTGCTGACCCTGACCACGTTGCTGTTGAACCGACTGGGTCTCAATAGCCGCAACAGCTCCAAGCCCCCGTCCACTGACCCCAATCGCAAGAAGGCGGGGAAAAACGGCAACAACAATACCCCCGGTGCCCAGAAAGGCCATACGGGCCACCACCTGGAACTGGTCGATGATCCGGACCATGTCGAGTGGCTCCCGGTGGATCGTGCCACGCTTCCCACCGATGGCATCTTCCGGTGTATCGGCTATGAGCGCCGCCAGGTGTTCGATATCCACATTTCCCGGGTGGTCACGGAATATCGGGCCGAGATCCTGGCCGATGCACGGGAGCAACGCGTGGTCGCTCCCTTCCCGGATCATGTCAAGGTCAAGACCCAGTACGCCGCCGGGGTCAAAATCCACTCGGTTTACATGTCGCTGTTCCAACTGCTGCCCTACCAGCGCATCGAGGAGCACTTTGCCGATCAGTTCGGCCTTCCCTTGAGTGCCGGCAGCCTCTACAACTTCAACAAGGAGGTTTACGAAATGCTGGCCCCGTTTGAGGACTGGGCAAAGCGCGAGCTGTCGCGGGCGCTCCTGTTGCATGCCGACGAGACCGGGATCAACATCGGCGGAAAACGCAAATGGCTGCATGTGCTATGCAGTGCCACCCTGACCCTGCTGATGCCCCATGACAAACGCGGTGGCGAGGCCATAGCGGCGATGGGGGTCCTTCCCGGGTACACCGGCACCCTGGTACACGACCACTGGAAGCCCTACTACCAGCTTCTTTGTTACCACGCGTTGTGCAACGCTCACCACCTGCGGGAGCTGGAGCGCGCCTGGGAGCAGGATCAACAGCAGTGGGCCAAACAGGTGCAGGAACTGCTGCTGGAGATCAACAAAGCTGTCGATGAGGCGGGCGGTGTGTTGAACAGCACGCAGGCCGAGGCCTTCCGGGAACGATACCGACAACTGCTCAAAGCGGGACAGATCGAGTGTCCACCACCGGATGAGTCTCAGCGGAAATCGGGACAGCGGGGCCGGCTGAAACGATCCAAATCTCGAAACCTGCTGGAACGGTTGATTCAGTTCGAGACCGATGTCCTGCGCTTCATGGTGGAACGCGACGTGCCCTTTACCAACAATCAGGGAGAACGGGATCTGCGCATGAGCAAAGTTCAGCAGAAGATCTCCGGCTGTTTCCGTTCAGAGCTCGGGGCAAGAATCTTTGCACGCATCCGCAGCTATCTGTCCACCTGCCAGAAAAATGGGGTATCTTCCGAACAGGCATTGCGGCTCCTCTACGAGGGGCGGTGGC
This is a stretch of genomic DNA from gamma proteobacterium SS-5. It encodes these proteins:
- a CDS encoding IS66 family transposase, with the translated sequence MIIDNIPVEQTLESVRRQLDEEKNLSPALRASLELLLTLTTLLLNRLGLNSRNSSKPPSTDPNRKKAGKNGNNNTPGAQKGHTGHHLELVDDPDHVEWLPVDRATLPTDGIFRCIGYERRQVFDIHISRVVTEYRAEILADAREQRVVAPFPDHVKVKTQYAAGVKIHSVYMSLFQLLPYQRIEEHFADQFGLPLSAGSLYNFNKEVYEMLAPFEDWAKRELSRALLLHADETGINIGGKRKWLHVLCSATLTLLMPHDKRGGEAIAAMGVLPGYTGTLVHDHWKPYYQLLCYHALCNAHHLRELERAWEQDQQQWAKQVQELLLEINKAVDEAGGVLNSTQAEAFRERYRQLLKAGQIECPPPDESQRKSGQRGRLKRSKSRNLLERLIQFETDVLRFMVERDVPFTNNQGERDLRMSKVQQKISGCFRSELGARIFARIRSYLSTCQKNGVSSEQALRLLYEGRWPDFMGMTPE
- a CDS encoding DNA adenine methylase, encoding MSNYFGSKATSGLCQPIIALMPPHDTYIETHLGGGTIMQRKPPALRNIAIDLDPAALAHFECDYPIEKVCGCAHQFLRSFDFQGRELIYCDPPYLHHTRRSKRRYRFEYEESDHVQLLELLKQLPCAVILSGYPSALYDDLLGEWRTLELQVMNQAGVRTEKLWFNFTPDRVHWPSFAGRNFTHRQSIKRKAHSWGRRYQAMPPAERLAVLSSIMAVEAGEVFE